A single region of the Blastopirellula marina genome encodes:
- a CDS encoding NAD(P)/FAD-dependent oxidoreductase — protein MPTVAIIGAGISGLICARKLSSRFDVTLFDKSRGVSGRMATRRGGQDEASFDHGAQYFTIRSNLVTPLLEEWIDDGIVAMWRGNVCILRPNLKVQREPTPRYVSMPGMNSLGKHLARFLHVETNTPIEKTSRTSRGWTLTTPDGAEHGPFDILVSTAPPRQTLTIVGDDVPFASILANQQFDPCWATMIHFEKPVPVSYDAAFVHENPLRWICRNNSKPGRNPDQECWVLHTAPNWAKEHLEETPEEVTPKLLAAFSTAIGQKLGNIQHATSHRWRFSAPAQPLEQGHLWDPRSQLGIAGDWCSGARVEGAILSGLSLAEKIAS, from the coding sequence ATGCCCACCGTCGCAATTATCGGAGCCGGGATCTCCGGACTTATCTGTGCTCGCAAGCTGTCGTCTCGATTTGACGTAACACTGTTTGACAAGTCGCGCGGCGTATCAGGCAGAATGGCAACACGTCGCGGCGGACAAGACGAGGCCTCGTTTGACCATGGTGCTCAATATTTCACCATTCGCAGCAACCTGGTTACCCCCCTGCTCGAAGAGTGGATCGACGATGGAATTGTCGCAATGTGGCGAGGTAATGTTTGCATCTTGCGGCCCAACCTGAAGGTTCAACGCGAACCGACACCACGTTACGTCTCGATGCCAGGCATGAATTCGCTGGGCAAGCACCTGGCCCGATTTCTTCATGTTGAAACGAACACACCAATCGAGAAAACAAGTCGTACTTCCAGGGGCTGGACATTGACCACACCCGATGGAGCCGAGCATGGACCATTCGATATTCTGGTCAGTACCGCTCCGCCGCGGCAGACACTGACTATCGTGGGCGACGACGTACCATTTGCATCGATACTTGCCAACCAGCAGTTTGATCCCTGTTGGGCCACGATGATTCATTTCGAGAAGCCCGTTCCTGTTTCGTACGATGCCGCTTTCGTCCACGAAAACCCACTGCGTTGGATCTGCCGCAACAACAGCAAGCCGGGACGAAATCCAGACCAGGAATGTTGGGTGCTTCATACGGCCCCGAACTGGGCGAAAGAGCATCTGGAAGAGACGCCGGAAGAGGTTACCCCCAAGTTGCTTGCCGCCTTTTCGACCGCCATCGGGCAGAAGCTTGGCAACATTCAACACGCGACCAGTCACCGCTGGCGATTTAGTGCCCCTGCCCAGCCGCTTGAACAAGGGCATCTATGGGATCCGCGATCTCAACTGGGGATAGCTGGTGACTGGTGCTCAGGGGCGCGAGTCGAGGGCGCGATCCTCAGTGGGCTGAGTTTGGCGGAGAAAATCGCTAGTTAA
- a CDS encoding cellulase family glycosylhydrolase has translation MFAMRILGNILFALTIIPILSLSALADDSVEIAPNGSFEIPNAEATWPAEWSGVKVGGSWETEDGNRFLRLKSPQPGEMVMLYQEIKLPTDVSALKLTWKQRVSDLKKGKNSWFDARIMLEFIDDQHQKVSPTPSAAATGKDTAGWVEREVEFLVPEGAYWLKFMPALFQVESGTFDLDDISLKPIDPAPLREEMERKAQERLAKQQTDAAKRREKAQATLEQWGSLIPNGSFTEQTKGLPTAWGKMSGDLSWQTEGENTFLRIHSSQPGKLAMLYRTFDIPAGTTALELTWKQRISELKTGKMPWHDARIMIEFQGTDGKKLAGKPSPAYTQKNTDGWVEKSKAFLVPEDALTVILMPSLFEVTSGTLDIDDLTLKPASPEPLLAAAKLREEEAKMREVPREEPNPANWPKMLKVVGNRVQDTDGNDVWLQGVNAGGLETLPQDKQQIKSTVVAIDEWKANCVRVPIKDEFWYGQSPYQNDGGKEYRETIDRIVNLAANRGAYVVLDLHRYRAPKQEYADFWKDCATVYKNHPVVLFDLLNEPHGITWEVWRNGGFVGTKSGTDESAFLDEEDKTKNQGFESIGMQALVDAVRSTGAKNIVIAGGLAWCNDLTGIAEGYALDDPTGNGIMYSWHTYHWHTDWEKRVLPAAAKYPIFLGEVGADIKKMDFIPAEAQEDPYTWVPDMLGFIQKHHIHWTGWCFHPKASPIMISDWKYTPTPFWGQFAKDALGGKKFELKRTR, from the coding sequence ATGTTCGCTATGCGAATTCTTGGCAACATTCTCTTTGCACTGACCATCATTCCCATCCTTTCGCTTTCGGCCCTCGCGGACGATTCTGTGGAAATCGCCCCCAATGGAAGCTTCGAGATCCCTAACGCCGAGGCGACCTGGCCAGCAGAGTGGAGTGGTGTCAAGGTTGGTGGCAGTTGGGAAACGGAGGACGGCAATCGCTTTCTGCGGCTGAAGAGCCCACAGCCTGGCGAGATGGTGATGCTGTACCAGGAAATCAAGCTGCCGACCGATGTGAGTGCTTTGAAACTGACCTGGAAGCAGCGTGTGAGCGACCTGAAGAAAGGGAAGAACTCGTGGTTCGATGCGCGGATCATGCTCGAGTTCATCGACGATCAGCATCAAAAGGTATCGCCAACCCCCAGTGCCGCCGCGACCGGCAAGGACACCGCTGGCTGGGTTGAGCGTGAAGTGGAATTCCTTGTTCCTGAAGGAGCCTACTGGCTGAAGTTCATGCCGGCCCTCTTTCAAGTCGAATCAGGCACATTCGATCTCGATGACATCTCGCTCAAGCCGATCGACCCGGCCCCGCTTCGAGAAGAGATGGAACGAAAGGCTCAAGAGCGTCTCGCCAAGCAACAGACCGACGCGGCCAAGCGACGCGAGAAAGCTCAGGCAACGCTTGAACAGTGGGGATCGCTCATTCCCAACGGCAGCTTCACCGAACAAACCAAGGGGCTTCCCACGGCCTGGGGGAAGATGTCTGGCGATCTTTCCTGGCAGACCGAGGGGGAGAACACGTTTCTGCGCATCCACAGTTCGCAGCCTGGGAAGCTGGCAATGCTTTATCGCACGTTCGATATCCCTGCTGGTACCACCGCACTCGAACTGACCTGGAAGCAGCGCATCTCGGAACTGAAAACCGGCAAGATGCCCTGGCACGATGCTCGCATCATGATCGAGTTCCAGGGGACCGACGGCAAGAAGCTTGCCGGGAAGCCTTCTCCTGCTTACACGCAAAAGAACACCGATGGCTGGGTTGAAAAGAGCAAAGCGTTCCTCGTCCCTGAAGATGCGTTGACCGTAATCTTGATGCCTAGCTTGTTCGAGGTAACGTCCGGCACGCTGGACATCGACGACCTGACCCTGAAGCCAGCCAGCCCAGAGCCCTTGTTAGCCGCGGCGAAACTTCGTGAGGAAGAAGCCAAGATGCGGGAAGTACCCCGCGAAGAACCGAACCCGGCCAACTGGCCCAAGATGCTGAAAGTGGTCGGCAATCGCGTTCAAGATACCGACGGCAACGATGTGTGGCTGCAAGGGGTCAATGCTGGCGGCCTGGAAACGCTTCCACAAGACAAGCAGCAAATCAAATCGACCGTCGTTGCCATTGACGAGTGGAAAGCGAATTGTGTTCGCGTCCCGATCAAAGATGAATTCTGGTACGGCCAAAGCCCTTACCAGAACGATGGCGGGAAAGAGTACCGCGAAACGATCGACCGAATTGTCAACCTGGCGGCCAACCGAGGTGCCTACGTGGTTCTCGATCTACATCGCTATCGCGCGCCAAAGCAGGAATACGCCGACTTCTGGAAAGACTGTGCGACCGTTTACAAGAATCATCCAGTCGTGCTGTTTGACCTGTTGAATGAACCCCACGGCATTACCTGGGAAGTGTGGCGAAATGGCGGCTTTGTGGGCACCAAAAGCGGAACCGATGAGTCGGCGTTCCTGGATGAAGAAGACAAGACGAAGAACCAAGGATTCGAGTCGATCGGCATGCAGGCACTCGTCGATGCCGTTCGTTCGACCGGTGCCAAAAATATTGTGATCGCTGGCGGCCTGGCGTGGTGCAACGACCTGACTGGAATTGCCGAAGGATATGCCTTAGACGACCCGACCGGCAACGGCATCATGTACTCGTGGCACACCTATCACTGGCACACCGACTGGGAGAAACGCGTCCTCCCGGCCGCCGCGAAGTATCCGATCTTCCTCGGAGAAGTGGGGGCCGACATCAAAAAGATGGACTTCATTCCGGCTGAGGCTCAGGAAGATCCTTATACCTGGGTTCCCGACATGCTGGGCTTCATTCAGAAACATCATATCCATTGGACTGGCTGGTGTTTCCACCCGAAAGCTTCTCCGATCATGATTTCGGATTGGAAGTACACCCCCACACCGTTTTGGGGGCAGTTCGCCAAAGACGCGTTGGGTGGCAAGAAGTTTGAACTGAAAAGAACTCGCTAG